A part of Candidatus Nanoarchaeia archaeon genomic DNA contains:
- a CDS encoding 30S ribosomal protein S14, which produces MTASSYQKMFRQLRAKPVKMRKYLKHNSPKKRTCGIALRPCRRCGRIQAHVQKYDIHLCRQCFRDTAEKIGFKKYD; this is translated from the coding sequence ATGACAGCATCATCATACCAAAAGATGTTCAGGCAGCTCCGTGCAAAGCCTGTAAAGATGAGGAAGTATCTGAAGCATAACTCCCCTAAAAAGAGGACATGCGGCATTGCGCTCCGCCCCTGCCGGAGGTGCGGCAGGATACAGGCTCATGTACAGAAGTATGATATTCATCTCTGCCGCCAGTGTTTCAGGGATACTGCTGAGAAGATAGGATTTAAGAAATATGATTAA
- the rpsE gene encoding 30S ribosomal protein S5 produces MPSKRKDAEALPHIKEGDVKAEVKVEVKAEPLKGKETGIDTAMWKPKTLLGLKVKKGEITNIGEIIESGHRILESEITDILMPGLETELLFVGQAKGKFGGGQKRIFKQTQKKTKEGNKPHFTIVAVVGDRNGHFGLGHGKSKETVPAREKATRNAKLNIMNVKRGCGSWQCGCANPHSIPYTIEGKCGSVILRLIPAPKGTGLKTTSDVQTMLQLAGIRDVWSKIVGHQKSKMNVVFACRNALLRMSDMKVSQKEAKALGIAEEVIEVPEVPNEGDANE; encoded by the coding sequence ATGCCAAGTAAACGCAAGGATGCCGAGGCTCTTCCTCATATAAAGGAGGGAGACGTGAAAGCAGAGGTGAAGGTAGAAGTGAAAGCAGAGCCCCTAAAAGGGAAGGAGACTGGGATTGATACTGCGATGTGGAAGCCAAAGACTCTTCTCGGACTTAAGGTAAAGAAAGGGGAGATCACGAATATCGGAGAGATTATTGAGAGCGGGCATAGGATTCTGGAATCCGAGATAACTGATATCCTGATGCCCGGGTTGGAAACTGAGCTGCTGTTTGTTGGTCAGGCAAAAGGAAAGTTCGGTGGAGGCCAGAAGCGGATCTTTAAGCAGACGCAGAAAAAGACCAAGGAGGGCAACAAGCCTCATTTTACAATTGTTGCAGTAGTTGGTGATAGGAACGGGCACTTTGGGCTGGGGCACGGCAAGAGCAAGGAGACTGTGCCGGCAAGAGAGAAGGCAACTCGGAACGCTAAGCTTAACATTATGAATGTGAAGCGAGGATGCGGTTCCTGGCAGTGCGGATGCGCGAATCCGCATAGCATTCCATACACGATTGAGGGCAAGTGCGGGAGCGTCATCCTCAGGTTGATTCCTGCGCCAAAAGGAACAGGCCTGAAGACAACTTCAGATGTGCAGACAATGCTGCAGCTGGCAGGCATACGTGATGTGTGGTCAAAGATAGTAGGCCACCAGAAATCGAAGATGAATGTGGTCTTTGCATGCAGAAATGCCTTGCTGCGGATGTCTGATATGAAAGTGAGCCAGAAGGAGGCTAAGGCGCTTGGGATTGCAGAAGAGGTAATAGAAGTTCCGGAAGTTCCGAATGAGGGAGACGCCAATGAGTGA
- the secY gene encoding preprotein translocase subunit SecY, whose protein sequence is MGFWEGFISNLPEVVGPTHKRVSFKEKLKWTGICLVLFYVLGLVPLFGLGENALQQFEFLSIILGASFGSIISLGIGPIVTASIVLQLLNGSGIVKFDLTTSEGKKKFQGIQKLLAFVFIIFEASIYVFMGGLSPAVEFQGTGLFLQLQLLLIFQLCLGGILIMFMDEIVSKWGFGSGISLFIVAGVSQNIFIRAFSPLASPTNPGIMVGAIPALFQSLASGDPTTAALMLAGILSTIIVFVIAVYGQSIKVEVPLSFGRIRGYGIRWPLNFFYTSNIPVILVAALIANIQLWARLLQNWGHPFLGTFVGNSPASGLVLWLSAPNVLSKVITGSFRGFDVVSSIVYILFFVVGCAVFSVFWVQTSGMDSRSQAKQIMASGLQIPGFRKDERILERMLNRYIWPLTIMGGISIALLASLADLTGAFGSGTGILLSVMIVYRLYEEIAQQHVMDMHPMMRRFMQQ, encoded by the coding sequence ATGGGATTCTGGGAAGGGTTTATCTCAAATTTGCCGGAAGTAGTAGGCCCGACACATAAACGGGTCTCATTTAAAGAGAAGCTCAAATGGACAGGGATCTGCCTGGTGCTGTTCTATGTGCTTGGGCTTGTTCCGCTCTTCGGCCTGGGGGAGAACGCGCTGCAGCAGTTTGAATTCCTTTCGATAATCCTCGGAGCCAGCTTCGGATCCATCATCTCATTGGGTATCGGCCCAATCGTTACGGCATCGATTGTGCTGCAGCTCCTGAACGGATCCGGCATTGTTAAGTTTGACCTTACCACCTCAGAAGGAAAAAAGAAATTCCAGGGAATCCAGAAGCTCCTGGCGTTTGTGTTTATCATTTTTGAAGCCTCAATCTACGTTTTCATGGGCGGCCTGTCTCCTGCGGTGGAGTTCCAGGGAACCGGCCTGTTCCTGCAGCTCCAGCTGCTGCTGATATTCCAGCTCTGCTTAGGCGGAATCCTTATCATGTTTATGGATGAGATTGTCTCAAAATGGGGGTTTGGTTCTGGAATCAGCCTGTTCATTGTGGCAGGAGTCTCCCAGAATATATTTATTAGGGCATTCTCTCCCTTGGCTTCTCCCACCAACCCGGGGATTATGGTAGGCGCAATCCCTGCGCTTTTCCAGAGCCTGGCTTCAGGAGACCCTACCACTGCTGCGCTTATGCTGGCAGGCATCCTTTCCACAATAATAGTTTTTGTCATTGCAGTGTATGGCCAGTCAATCAAGGTTGAGGTTCCGCTTTCATTTGGAAGGATCAGAGGGTATGGCATTCGATGGCCGCTGAACTTCTTTTACACCAGCAACATCCCGGTGATTCTTGTAGCTGCGCTTATTGCAAACATTCAGCTCTGGGCTCGGCTGCTCCAGAACTGGGGGCACCCCTTTCTTGGAACATTTGTCGGCAATAGCCCTGCATCAGGCCTGGTCTTGTGGCTCTCTGCTCCAAACGTGCTCAGCAAGGTGATTACAGGAAGCTTCAGGGGGTTTGATGTTGTCAGCAGCATCGTCTATATCCTCTTCTTTGTTGTCGGCTGTGCTGTCTTTTCAGTCTTTTGGGTGCAGACTTCAGGGATGGACTCCAGGTCGCAGGCAAAGCAGATCATGGCCTCAGGGCTTCAGATCCCTGGCTTTCGGAAAGATGAGCGCATCCTGGAGCGCATGCTGAACAGGTATATCTGGCCGCTCACGATTATGGGCGGGATTAGCATAGCCCTTCTCGCATCATTGGCTGACCTCACCGGCGCATTTGGCTCAGGCACAGGGATCCTGCTTTCGGTCATGATTGTCTACAGGCTCTACGAAGAGATTGCGCAGCAGCATGTCATGGACATGCATCCGATGATGAGGAGATTTATGCAGCAATGA
- the rpsQ gene encoding 30S ribosomal protein S17: protein MKTCEDRKCPVHGKVSTRGRTFEGVVIAKDLHRSATIEFQRMIFNQKYERYLRGFTRLRTHNPACMNAEIGDHVVVSECRPLSKSKKTVIIRKAGKDELFQEKLERRKESLTRREDGPEAAVNTAEDTANKDTRDE, encoded by the coding sequence ATGAAAACATGTGAAGACAGGAAATGCCCGGTGCATGGGAAGGTAAGCACAAGGGGAAGGACATTCGAAGGAGTGGTCATTGCGAAGGATCTCCATCGCTCAGCGACGATCGAATTTCAGAGAATGATCTTTAACCAGAAATATGAGAGGTATCTCCGTGGATTCACGCGGCTGAGAACTCACAACCCCGCATGCATGAATGCTGAGATAGGGGATCATGTGGTAGTCTCTGAATGCAGGCCGTTGAGCAAATCAAAGAAGACGGTGATCATCAGGAAGGCAGGAAAAGACGAGCTGTTCCAGGAAAAGCTGGAAAGAAGAAAAGAATCCCTGACACGGAGAGAAGATGGGCCGGAAGCCGCCGTGAATACTGCAGAAGATACAGCAAATAAGGATACGAGGGATGAATAA
- a CDS encoding 50S ribosomal protein L19e: MRTGMQRRLAASVLGCSGKRVWMDPAKAQQIKEAVTKTDIRSLIAQGVIQKRRVKGISRGRIRENMLQKRKGRRRGVGHRKGKKTARTEKKLSWMQRIRLQRGILKGLKSGKKIEGEVYRTMYKRAKGGFFRSKRHMNLYLEENKLLKK, from the coding sequence ATGAGGACAGGTATGCAAAGGAGGCTGGCAGCCTCTGTTTTAGGATGCTCGGGAAAAAGGGTATGGATGGATCCTGCAAAAGCCCAGCAGATAAAGGAAGCTGTGACAAAGACTGATATCAGGAGTTTGATAGCTCAGGGGGTTATCCAAAAGAGGAGGGTGAAGGGGATATCCAGGGGAAGGATAAGAGAGAACATGCTCCAAAAGCGGAAGGGAAGGCGGAGAGGTGTTGGCCACCGAAAGGGCAAAAAGACAGCCAGGACAGAGAAAAAGCTGAGCTGGATGCAGCGGATTCGGCTTCAGCGAGGGATACTGAAGGGGTTAAAAAGCGGAAAGAAGATTGAGGGCGAAGTATACCGGACGATGTATAAGAGGGCAAAGGGCGGCTTTTTCAGAAGCAAGAGGCACATGAACCTCTACCTTGAGGAGAACAAGCTCTTGAAGAAATGA
- a CDS encoding 30S ribosomal protein S8: MVLNDPVSNALSKIMNAEKATKRDCVVKPFSKTLKEVLRIMNERMYIGGITEHQDGKGNFLKVDLIGRINGCNAIKPRHSVKKGQFEKFEKRYLPAREFGMLVVSTSQGIMAHEDAKKKRIGGRLIAYVY; encoded by the coding sequence ATGGTACTCAACGACCCAGTCTCAAACGCATTGTCTAAGATTATGAATGCTGAAAAGGCTACCAAGCGCGACTGCGTGGTGAAGCCGTTCTCAAAGACGCTCAAGGAAGTGCTCAGGATTATGAATGAGAGGATGTATATTGGCGGGATAACTGAGCATCAGGACGGGAAGGGCAACTTCCTCAAGGTAGATCTGATAGGGAGGATTAATGGGTGCAATGCAATCAAGCCGAGGCACTCGGTAAAGAAAGGGCAGTTTGAGAAGTTTGAGAAGAGATACCTCCCTGCAAGGGAGTTTGGTATGCTGGTTGTTTCAACATCCCAGGGCATTATGGCGCATGAGGATGCAAAGAAGAAGCGGATAGGAGGAAGGCTGATAGCATATGTCTACTGA
- a CDS encoding uL30 family ribosomal protein → MSDNIAVIRLRGKASIERGVDETLNMLHLYARNYCAVCQKSPSIMGMIHKVKDYVTFGEIDPETFKFLIEKRGERWAGREADRKGKMSYTSRWRGKDERKIKPFFRLNNPLGGFERKGLKVSYQNGGSLGNRGKEINSLIRRMVHDEIQA, encoded by the coding sequence ATGAGTGACAACATCGCAGTAATTCGGCTGAGAGGAAAGGCCAGCATCGAGAGGGGCGTGGATGAAACTCTGAACATGCTGCATCTCTATGCAAGGAATTACTGCGCCGTCTGCCAAAAGAGCCCGAGCATCATGGGGATGATCCACAAAGTGAAGGATTATGTTACCTTTGGCGAGATTGACCCTGAAACATTCAAGTTCCTGATCGAGAAGAGAGGAGAAAGATGGGCTGGCAGGGAAGCTGATAGGAAAGGAAAGATGTCCTACACCAGCAGATGGCGCGGAAAAGACGAGCGGAAGATAAAGCCGTTCTTCAGGTTGAACAACCCCTTAGGAGGGTTTGAGCGCAAAGGCCTGAAAGTAAGCTATCAGAACGGCGGCAGCCTTGGAAACCGCGGAAAAGAGATAAACTCGCTGATCAGGCGGATGGTGCATGATGAGATTCAAGCGTAA
- a CDS encoding 30S ribosomal protein S4e, giving the protein MAKRHLKRIAMPVSWPIRRKEEVFTLRPYPGSHKMEHGLAIATFLKEVIHEAGTGAEARKILLHNEILCNGKRLQDKKDLVGLLDVVSIPKLGRYYRIVMNRKGKIAAREIPEKEATIMIAKVLNKTNVRGGSIQVNLSNGRNFIAKQAPEQYKTGGSVVLKLPTQEIMEFIPLEKGMTVLLQGGKYKGSLAAVQSIRGKRIIIRTGKGETGETLKKYSLVCGREHPVAIVTESEE; this is encoded by the coding sequence ATGGCGAAGCGTCACTTAAAGAGGATTGCCATGCCGGTGTCATGGCCGATAAGGAGGAAGGAAGAGGTGTTCACGCTTCGGCCCTATCCGGGATCCCACAAGATGGAGCACGGTTTGGCCATAGCCACGTTTCTCAAGGAGGTTATCCATGAAGCTGGAACTGGCGCAGAGGCGAGGAAGATCCTGCTGCATAACGAAATATTGTGCAATGGAAAGCGCCTGCAGGATAAGAAGGATCTGGTCGGCCTGTTGGACGTCGTCTCAATCCCGAAGCTCGGGAGATACTATCGGATCGTTATGAACAGAAAAGGTAAGATTGCTGCCAGGGAGATCCCAGAAAAAGAGGCAACGATCATGATTGCAAAGGTGCTAAATAAAACAAATGTGCGGGGCGGCAGCATACAGGTAAATCTCAGTAACGGAAGGAATTTTATCGCAAAGCAGGCCCCGGAGCAATACAAGACAGGAGGCTCTGTTGTGTTGAAGCTTCCAACGCAGGAGATTATGGAGTTTATTCCTCTTGAGAAAGGGATGACCGTGCTTCTTCAGGGCGGGAAGTATAAAGGCAGCCTTGCTGCAGTCCAGTCAATCAGGGGCAAGAGGATAATCATCAGGACCGGGAAAGGAGAGACTGGTGAGACATTGAAGAAATACAGCCTGGTGTGCGGGAGGGAGCATCCGGTTGCGATTGTCACGGAGTCTGAAGAATGA
- the rplX gene encoding 50S ribosomal protein L24 has product MRSKFSGCWKASKQPRKQRKYLKNAPLHIQQRLIRAAMSEELRKKFGKRSMGVRKSDKVKVMRGEFAGKIGKVNLVDRKRQGVYIDGIERNRRDGAKAFVRIHSSNVMIMELSSQDKARLKGLKRK; this is encoded by the coding sequence ATGAGATCAAAATTTTCAGGATGCTGGAAGGCGAGCAAACAGCCGAGAAAGCAGAGAAAGTATTTGAAAAATGCACCATTGCACATACAGCAGAGGCTGATCCGCGCGGCCATGTCCGAGGAGCTGAGGAAAAAATTCGGGAAGAGATCAATGGGGGTAAGGAAAAGCGACAAGGTAAAGGTTATGAGGGGCGAATTTGCTGGAAAGATCGGAAAGGTTAACCTTGTTGACCGGAAAAGGCAGGGAGTCTATATCGATGGGATCGAAAGGAACAGGAGAGATGGCGCCAAAGCCTTTGTCAGGATTCATTCGTCAAATGTCATGATCATGGAATTGAGCAGTCAAGACAAAGCCAGGCTAAAAGGCCTGAAGAGGAAATAA
- a CDS encoding uL15m family ribosomal protein has protein sequence MRFKRKKAVRLRGSKTHGWGAKKKHRGAGNRGGRGRAGSGKRGDAKKPSYWKIPLPKGFYHQGMVREKTVNLLWIEEKYQGLLGSHLASEKEERTEIDITKLGFSKLLSKGTPTRKYRIIADSASGGAVKKVERSGGQVILKKDLNKQAPASQG, from the coding sequence ATGAGATTCAAGCGTAAGAAAGCTGTCCGCCTGCGGGGAAGCAAGACCCATGGCTGGGGGGCAAAGAAGAAGCATCGGGGAGCAGGAAACCGCGGAGGCCGCGGAAGGGCCGGCTCCGGAAAGCGCGGGGATGCAAAGAAGCCAAGCTACTGGAAGATTCCCCTTCCAAAAGGGTTTTATCATCAGGGGATGGTGAGGGAGAAAACAGTCAACCTCCTCTGGATAGAAGAAAAATATCAGGGGCTCCTTGGCTCTCACCTTGCCAGCGAGAAAGAAGAACGCACAGAGATTGATATCACCAAGCTTGGATTCAGTAAGCTTCTCAGCAAAGGTACGCCAACCAGGAAGTATAGGATCATAGCTGATTCTGCATCCGGCGGCGCTGTTAAGAAGGTAGAGAGATCCGGTGGCCAGGTCATCCTAAAGAAAGATTTAAATAAACAGGCGCCTGCATCCCAAGGCTGA
- a CDS encoding 50S ribosomal protein L5 gives MRQIRLEKVTLNVGAGKDQAQLEKGIRLLKNITGIDPVKTKTKRRIPEWGLRPGLPIGCKITLRKGAAAELLKRLMASKENTLLRRQFDSSGNVSFGIPEYIDIADAKYDPKVGVMGLEVAVTLERPGFRVKRRKNGSRVGKRHQITQEDAIEFMKKEFSLKLKEEEE, from the coding sequence ATGAGGCAGATACGGCTCGAGAAGGTCACGCTGAATGTCGGCGCTGGGAAAGACCAGGCACAACTGGAAAAAGGAATTCGGCTGCTCAAGAATATTACAGGGATAGACCCTGTAAAGACAAAGACAAAAAGAAGGATTCCGGAATGGGGCCTTCGGCCAGGGCTTCCCATTGGGTGCAAGATCACGCTGCGAAAAGGCGCTGCAGCCGAGCTGCTGAAGAGGCTCATGGCGAGCAAGGAGAACACATTGCTGCGGCGCCAGTTTGACAGCAGCGGAAATGTTTCATTCGGAATTCCTGAATATATAGATATTGCCGATGCGAAATATGATCCAAAGGTGGGAGTCATGGGGCTGGAAGTTGCAGTGACACTCGAGCGCCCAGGATTTCGTGTTAAGCGGCGGAAAAACGGAAGCAGGGTCGGCAAGAGGCATCAGATAACACAGGAAGATGCGATCGAGTTCATGAAAAAAGAGTTCAGCCTGAAATTGAAAGAGGAAGAAGAATGA
- the rpmC gene encoding 50S ribosomal protein L29, which translates to MVKIKEIRQSSKKELEGRVAELCSELMRLRSGARTGASAKNTKGIRTARRAIAKMMTILKEMEVAKQG; encoded by the coding sequence ATGGTAAAGATCAAAGAGATCAGGCAAAGCAGTAAGAAAGAGCTCGAAGGAAGGGTGGCCGAGCTCTGCTCTGAGTTGATGAGGCTCCGCTCCGGCGCACGAACAGGGGCGTCTGCGAAGAATACAAAAGGCATCAGGACTGCCCGAAGGGCGATAGCAAAGATGATGACGATCCTTAAAGAAATGGAGGTGGCGAAACAAGGATGA
- a CDS encoding EMC3/TMCO1 family protein: MFEWIDAMMSPVLNLPPVVGIGVISFAISLLIILIYKWTTDQVLMKQLKEEIKQHQKDMKASREDPKKAIELQKKAMEVNMKYMMQSFKPMIFTLIPVFLIFGWLSSAYAADPIKPGQEFQVSVQFLDDAEHAAALSLPQGFAFGTQETQERTGTKQIAWNVIAPQKLQNPKGDEFIIEFTVDGKEFQAEILITNERRVKTPIITEKEYQGTPSLKDAGIQSLSIGNKKAVVMNLFGWKLGWLGTYIIFSLVFSLVLRKLMKVY, encoded by the coding sequence ATGTTTGAATGGATAGATGCAATGATGTCTCCTGTTCTGAATCTTCCTCCAGTGGTCGGCATAGGGGTCATCAGCTTTGCAATCTCATTGCTTATCATTCTCATATACAAATGGACAACTGACCAAGTCTTGATGAAGCAGCTGAAGGAAGAGATCAAGCAGCACCAGAAGGATATGAAGGCATCTCGGGAAGACCCAAAGAAGGCCATAGAGCTCCAGAAGAAGGCAATGGAAGTAAATATGAAATATATGATGCAGTCATTCAAGCCGATGATATTCACGTTGATTCCTGTATTCCTCATATTCGGCTGGCTGAGCAGCGCCTATGCAGCAGATCCCATTAAGCCTGGCCAGGAGTTCCAGGTCAGCGTGCAGTTCCTTGATGATGCTGAGCATGCAGCTGCCTTAAGCCTTCCTCAGGGATTTGCTTTTGGAACACAGGAAACCCAGGAAAGAACAGGAACAAAGCAGATTGCCTGGAATGTGATTGCGCCTCAGAAGCTGCAGAATCCTAAAGGAGACGAATTCATCATCGAGTTCACAGTGGATGGAAAGGAATTCCAGGCAGAGATCCTGATAACCAATGAAAGGAGGGTAAAAACTCCCATCATCACAGAAAAGGAATATCAGGGAACCCCTTCATTGAAAGATGCAGGGATCCAGTCGCTCAGCATCGGCAATAAGAAAGCGGTTGTCATGAATCTCTTCGGCTGGAAGCTCGGCTGGCTTGGCACGTACATCATATTCTCGTTGGTGTTCAGCCTTGTCTTGAGGAAGCTGATGAAGGTGTATTAG
- a CDS encoding 50S ribosomal protein L14 has protein sequence MLAVKSTITNGLLVGSLVSTCDNSGAKLVKITSFKRKKTSKGRVPTGGVGDMVTVSIKKGKPDMRKQVMFAVIVRQRKEYRRRDGMRIKFADNAVVVLKDDKGNPKGTMLKGAIAKEVTERWPGIAKLAGNIV, from the coding sequence ATGCTGGCAGTGAAATCAACGATAACAAATGGGCTCTTGGTGGGTTCACTCGTGAGCACATGCGATAATTCAGGTGCAAAGCTTGTGAAGATTACATCATTTAAGAGGAAGAAGACCTCAAAAGGACGCGTTCCGACCGGCGGCGTTGGCGACATGGTGACTGTCTCGATAAAGAAAGGCAAGCCGGACATGAGAAAGCAGGTGATGTTTGCGGTGATTGTGCGCCAGAGAAAAGAGTACCGGAGAAGAGATGGGATGCGGATTAAGTTCGCAGATAATGCAGTCGTTGTCCTCAAGGACGATAAGGGAAATCCAAAAGGGACGATGCTCAAAGGAGCCATCGCAAAGGAAGTGACTGAGCGGTGGCCCGGAATCGCAAAGTTAGCTGGCAACATAGTGTAA
- a CDS encoding 50S ribosomal protein L18: MTSHKVIGFRRKRKGKTDYKKRLKILLSRKPRLVVRRTLNNTIVQIAEYGEQGDRIVAAASTRDLVKTGWKYSTGNAVSAYIAGIRVGRKGIAGGIKEAVVDIGKQRPSLRIFSAVKGARDAGIDVACGESVLPKAEVVNGSLIKAYADFLKQKGVEKYKKQFSRYEKEGLKIEDMGKAIEAINEGQNAK; this comes from the coding sequence ATGACAAGCCATAAAGTGATCGGGTTTAGGAGGAAACGGAAAGGAAAGACTGACTACAAGAAGCGCCTGAAGATTCTGCTTTCAAGAAAGCCGCGGCTTGTCGTGAGGCGGACGCTAAACAATACCATCGTCCAGATTGCCGAGTATGGAGAACAAGGGGATAGGATTGTGGCTGCAGCATCTACGAGAGACCTTGTAAAAACCGGCTGGAAGTACAGCACCGGCAACGCTGTTTCGGCATATATCGCCGGGATCAGGGTCGGCAGAAAAGGGATTGCCGGCGGCATCAAGGAAGCAGTCGTGGATATCGGCAAGCAGCGCCCGAGCTTGAGGATCTTCTCTGCAGTAAAAGGCGCTCGAGACGCGGGAATCGATGTTGCATGCGGGGAATCTGTGCTCCCGAAAGCAGAGGTTGTAAATGGCAGCTTGATCAAGGCGTATGCGGATTTCCTGAAGCAGAAAGGTGTTGAAAAGTACAAAAAACAGTTTTCCAGATACGAGAAAGAGGGTCTGAAGATAGAGGATATGGGGAAAGCCATTGAAGCTATAAACGAGGGGCAAAATGCCAAGTAA
- a CDS encoding tyrosine-type recombinase/integrase, whose translation MDVPELIRKEGLRRGLSHKTIRTYRQCVRKFFGWFKKEPNEASKTDIKDYLDLMIEKGACGSTINVNLNALKFFYGNVLRKRLMINIRYSKTPKALPIVLTKEEVAMLINSISNPKHKLMAKLMYSAGLRVSELVHLKPENLDIRNGYGWVRHGKGNKDRMFVIAESIKEELASYIAKECVSSDSYIFRGFSGHITTATVRSVIKNAVKNAKLSKHAHPHTLRHSFSTHLIENGSSVAEVQSLLGHSSVETTMIYLHIASPKMIGAKSPIDSLPIL comes from the coding sequence ATGGACGTACCGGAATTGATAAGGAAAGAAGGGCTAAGGAGAGGGTTAAGCCACAAAACAATAAGGACTTACAGGCAATGCGTCAGGAAGTTCTTCGGCTGGTTCAAAAAGGAGCCGAATGAAGCAAGCAAAACTGACATTAAAGATTATCTGGACCTGATGATTGAGAAAGGCGCATGCGGCAGCACCATTAATGTGAACTTGAACGCATTAAAGTTTTTTTATGGCAATGTTTTACGCAAGCGGCTGATGATCAATATAAGATACTCAAAAACGCCTAAAGCGCTGCCAATCGTTTTGACTAAAGAAGAAGTTGCAATGCTGATAAATTCAATAAGCAATCCCAAGCACAAGCTTATGGCAAAGCTTATGTATTCTGCCGGGCTTAGAGTAAGCGAGCTTGTTCATCTCAAGCCGGAAAATCTTGACATCAGGAACGGCTATGGATGGGTAAGGCATGGCAAGGGCAACAAGGACAGGATGTTTGTAATAGCGGAAAGCATTAAGGAGGAGCTGGCTTCGTACATAGCAAAAGAATGCGTGTCTTCCGATTCTTATATCTTCAGAGGATTCAGCGGGCACATCACCACAGCAACTGTAAGGTCTGTAATAAAAAATGCAGTGAAGAATGCCAAACTATCCAAGCATGCCCACCCGCACACTTTAAGGCACAGCTTTTCAACGCATCTTATAGAGAACGGAAGCAGCGTTGCAGAAGTCCAGTCATTGCTTGGGCACAGCAGCGTAGAAACAACAATGATCTATCTCCATATCGCCTCTCCCAAAATGATTGGCGCAAAAAGCCCGATTGACAGCCTGCCTATCCTCTAA
- the rpl6p gene encoding 50S ribosomal protein L6 gives MSTDQLVMEIPIPEGVQVEATPEKIVVKGAQGQVERRRINPGMKIEVKGKVVVIAAARNSRRERKVAGTLQAHIKNMMAGVREKYRYTLRICSGHFPMNVTSSRTDLTVKNFYGEKIPRIIKIPEAASVRVDGFEIVVESADKEVAGQTAASIEQLCRITNRDRRIFQDGIWIVNKGTRRQE, from the coding sequence ATGTCTACTGACCAGCTTGTGATGGAGATTCCGATACCGGAAGGGGTTCAGGTAGAGGCAACTCCGGAGAAGATTGTAGTGAAGGGCGCGCAGGGTCAGGTGGAACGAAGAAGGATTAATCCTGGAATGAAGATTGAGGTGAAGGGCAAGGTAGTGGTGATTGCAGCCGCAAGGAATAGCAGGCGTGAAAGGAAGGTGGCTGGTACGCTGCAGGCTCATATAAAGAACATGATGGCTGGAGTGAGAGAAAAGTACAGGTACACGCTGAGGATCTGTTCAGGGCACTTCCCGATGAATGTAACCTCAAGCAGGACAGATCTGACAGTCAAGAATTTTTACGGTGAGAAGATTCCCCGCATCATAAAGATACCTGAAGCTGCAAGTGTTCGGGTGGACGGATTTGAAATCGTGGTTGAATCAGCTGACAAAGAAGTGGCAGGACAGACAGCAGCATCCATCGAGCAGCTCTGCAGGATCACCAACAGGGACCGGCGCATCTTTCAGGATGGAATCTGGATAGTAAACAAGGGGACCAGGAGGCAAGAATGA
- a CDS encoding translation initiation factor: MSEICPKCGLPKELCMCETIAKEGQKIIVSLVKKKFGKEYTIISGIDEKEIGLKDIAKKLKMKFACGGTAKEGNIELQGNHKARAKGALIALGFAPETILVK; encoded by the coding sequence ATGAGTGAGATATGCCCGAAATGCGGACTTCCAAAGGAACTCTGCATGTGCGAGACAATCGCAAAAGAAGGTCAAAAGATAATCGTTTCCCTTGTCAAGAAAAAGTTCGGAAAGGAATACACAATCATTTCCGGCATTGATGAGAAGGAGATAGGGCTCAAAGACATAGCAAAAAAGCTCAAGATGAAGTTTGCGTGTGGAGGGACTGCGAAGGAAGGCAACATCGAACTCCAGGGCAACCACAAAGCAAGGGCAAAGGGTGCCCTGATAGCATTGGGCTTTGCGCCAGAAACGATACTTGTCAAATAA